The following DNA comes from Streptomyces sp. Ag109_O5-10.
AGCGCCGGTACGGCGAGGAAACCCCCGCCGACGCCGAGGACACCGGTGACCGCGCCGAGCCCGGCGCCGGCCGCCGCGGCGCGCCCCGGCCGTACCGTCACAGTGTCCTGCGCGGCCTGTCGGGATCGCAGCATCCGCACGGCGGCCGCTCCCGCGACCACGGCGAAGGCCGCCGTCAGCACGGCAGCGGAGATGTGGGCGGCGAGCGCGCCGCCCACCAGCGCCGGACCGATCCCGGCCGCGGCGAACAGCAGCCCCGTACGCCACCGGACGTGCCCCTCACGGGCGTGCGCGACCAGCGCGGTGACCGACGTGAGCGTGACGATGACCAGGCTGGCGGTGGTCGCCGCGACGGGGCTGAAGTCGAGCAGATAGATCAGCGCCGGGACGGCCAGCACGCTGCCGCCACCCCCGAGCGCGCCAAGCGCGAGGCCGATGACGGCACCGGCGGCCAGGGCGAGTATGACCGCGCTCACGCCACGGTGCCTTCCCGGCCGCGCCCGTCGACCACCGGCAGCCCTGCTTGCGCCCAGTCCCGCATCCCGCCGATCACGTCCACGGCCTCCGAGCCGCGGGCGACGAGCAGTTCGACGGCCCGCAGCGAGCGGTTGCCGGAGCGGCAGATCACGACCAGGGGCCGGGCCTGCGCGCGATCGGGCAGCCCCGCCCCGGCGGCCAGCGCGGACAGCGGCAGGTGCACGGCACGCGGCGCGTGCCCCGCCTGCCACTCGTACGGCTCGCGTACGTCCACCAGTACGGCGTCACCGGAGCCGTCGGCGCCACCGTGCCCGGTACGCACGGCCGCCTCCTGCACGCTCACGCGCCCCGGGCCGCCCCGGGCTCGTCGGAATATGCCCATCTCGGTCTCTCGCTCCTGTTTCCCATGTCGGTACGGAAGTCCGGTCGTTGCGTCAGGGCGTGCGGACGGTGAGTCCCGCCCGCTCGGCCATGTCGAAGGAGTCGTCCAACGCGACGACGTCCCGGCCCGCGGCGTCCAGCAGGGAGGCGGCGACGGCGGCGCGCATGCCGCCCGCGCAGTGCACCCACACCTCGCCGTCGGGCACCTCGTCCAGGCGGCGGTGCAGGGCGTGGACCGGGATGTGGACCGAGCCCTCGACGAACCCGCCGGCCCGCTCCGAGGCCCGGCGCACGTCCAGGACGACGACGTCCGCGATGCGCTCCGCGAGGTCGGCGAAGGTGCCCCTCGGGAAGGAGGCCGGCACCTCACCCTCACGCACCCAGCCGGCCGGCCCGCCCGTGGCCGCCGCGGCCGGGCGGTCGATGCCCACCCGGACCAGCTCACGCTGGGCCGCCGCGAGTTGCTCCGGCGACCCGGCGAGCAGCGTGACCGGTTTGCCCCACGGAATCAGCCAGGCCAGATAGGTGGCGAGCTGTCCTTCAGCCTCGAAGTTGAAGGAGCCCGCGACATGCCCTTCGGCGAAGGCGACGCGGTTGCGCAGGTCCACCACCCACTCCCCCGCGGCCAACCGGGCGGCGATCTCGTCGGCGTCGGCGACGGCGGGCGGGGTCAGGTCGACCGGCGCGGGTCCGGCGGCGTTGGCCGGGCCCATGTGCGTGTAGTACGCGGGGATGTCGTCCAGGCCGGCCAGCAGGCCGGCCACGAAGGTGTCGACGTCCCGGGTGAGGGCCTCGTTGGACGCCTTCTCCTTGCCGATGGTCGTGTCGCTGCCCGCGGCCTGGGACGACGAGCAGAAGCTGCCGAAGCCGTGGGTGGGCAGCACGGCCGTCTCGTCGGGCAGCTCGGCGGCCAGCCGGTGCGCGGAGGCGTGCTGGGCGCGGGCGAGGTGTTCCGTCAGCCGGGGCTCGACCAGGTCGGGGCGCCCGACGCTGCCTATCAGGAGCGAGCCGCCGGTGAACACGGCGACCGCCGTGCCGTTCTCCTCCAGCACGTAGGCGGTGTGGTGCGGGGTGTGGCCGGGCGTCGCCAGCGCACGCACCGCCAGGCCGGCATCGGCGTCTACCTCCGCACGGTCGCCGTCGTGCACCGGCACCCGCTCGAACGAGACGCGAGCCGCGGCGGGCACGAGGTAGGCGGCGCCGGTGACCCGGGCGAGTTCCAGGCCGCCGGTGACGTAGTCATTGTGGACATGCGTCTCGACGACGTACGCGATCCGCACTCCGCGCCGGGCGGCTGCCGCGATGACCTGGTCGACGTCGCGGGGCGGGTCGACAGCCACGGCCGAGCGCTCACCACCGGCGAGATAGCTGCGGTTGCCGAGCCCCGACACCTCGATCGTGTCGACGAAGAACATGAGGTACTCCCATCCAGCGAAGAATTACCCCAGGGGGTATGTCTTCGACGGTATCACGAGTACCCCCGGGGGTATTATTGGAGGCGAGGAGAGCGCGGCTGACCTCACACGAGCGCCTCTCGCACAAGACGGGACACGCGTCCCGTCCACGCGAGCCGACACGAAGGCAGGGATCACCGCCATGCGTTACGACCGCACGGTCCACCTGGACACCGACTTCGCCACCGCCGTCGCCCGCACCCGTGACGCCCTCGCCGCCCAGGGCTTCGGCATCCTCACCGAGATCGACGTCACCGCGACCCTCAAGGCCAAGCTCGGCCGCGCCGCAGAGGACATGGAGGACTACGTCATCCTCGGCGCCTGCAACCCGCCCCTGGCCCACCGCGCCCTGGAGACAGACCGCTCCATCGGCCTGCTGCTCATGTCGGCCGAGCCGACCGCCTGACGGCGGGCGGTAAGGACCACGGCCGCCGGGGGCCGGCCCCAGCGGCCCAACAGGACTGGACAACCCGTACCGCCTGCGGCCGCGTGGCCTCTGGCCAGGGCGGATGCTGCTGCCAGACGACCGCCGGCCCACTGCGGATCACCCGTCCCGGCCCCGACGGCACCGCGGTCCTGGTCGGTGCGGCTGCCCTGGACTCCCCCCGCACCCTGCTCGGCTACCACGGCCGGATCGGCCACCTCCTGACCACCGTGCCCGGGCGGCACCCGGCCGCCGCCTGACGCTCATGCCCGCGATGCCGTACCGCACTGGTTCCGCGGTGACGGACGGCGAACTCACCCGTCAGTCCGACGTTTCGGTGCGAACGCTTCCTACGGTGGGCAACGATCGTCATCTGCGGCTCGGGGCGCGCTTCCCAGGCCGGTGATCGTGTCGACCACCGGTCGGTGGGACGCCCTCCGACGTGCGCGTCTTCTGCTGATGGGTGAGCTGCTGGTAGCCCACCAGCATCACCAGTACAGCCAGCAGAACGCCGGAGGTGATGGTGGTTCCCACCCCGAGGCCGCCCTGTGCGACGGGCTTTTCCACGGCGTTCTCCGCGACCGCACCGAGGGGACGGGTCAGCACGTAGGCCGCCCAGAACAACACCGTGCCCGAGATCGGGGTGAAGTAGTGGGCGGCGAGGATCAGCAGCATCGCCCCGGACAGCACGAGAGCACTGTCCCGGAAACCGATGCCCAGACCGTCGGAGAGGAAGTCACCGCTGGAGGTGCCCAGCGTGTTGGACACCAGGGTGGCGGTCCAGTACAGGATCTCGCCCTTGGTGGTGGCGATGCGCTCCACGTCCATGGTCTGCCCGGTCGCCCGCCAGCCGATCAGCACGAGCACCAGAAGGGTGGTCAGCACGGCCGCGCCGCCGGCGTAGCCCAACCCGGCGGTGCGGTTCATGAAGTCCGACATGGCCGTGCCCACGATGCTGGTCGTCAGGATCACCGACCAGAACACCACCGGTTGGAACCGGTCGATCCTCAGCTGCACCGTCAGGGTGAGGGCGAAGACGACCAGGAAGATGACGGCGCCGGTGGCGTAGCCCAGGTTCAGGGGCGCCATCGACACGAAGTTCGATGCCGACTCACCCAACGTGGTTGCCACGATCTTGATCGTCCAGAAAAGCACGCCGACCATCGGCAACTTGCTCACCGCAACCTTGCTCACCACTGCTCCCAGATGCACAGGCGCGCGGTGACACACAGTCGGACGCACCCCACGCAGAAAGAGGCTTGTGGACAGACTCGCTCGGCGCACCAGCCTCGGCCAGACAGTCGGAGCCGAACGAAGCACCCGCACAGTCAACGGTGCGCTGAGGGGGCTGCGCTCCCACGCCTTCCGCTGGCCTCCGACGGACGACAGACCACAAGTCACCCGCCGTGACTACCGTCCGGCGTCAGCCAAGCATGGGCGCGGCATCACGTGTGCCCTCCAGCAGACCTCCGCTGGGGAGAATCTGGGGAGTATGAGCCGCCCTGGGGAGCGCGTGGGGAGAATCGACTGCGTAACGCGGCACGCCCCCGAAAGACGCGGAAAGAGTCATCCGTGCAGGCCAGAGGCGACTGGAGCCGCATCTCCGCAGGTCAACGCCACCAGGTAGACGACTTCAAGAAGATCTCTTCGTGGGCGGCCATCCTCTTCGCCCCGACGCTGGTCGGGACGATCTACGGGATGAACTTCCGGGAGATGTCTGAGCTGCACTGGGCCCTCGGGTACCCCTTCGCGGTCGTCCTGATGGCGGTCGTGTGCACCGGCCTGTACCTCATCTTCAAGCGGAAGGACTGGCTCTGAGCAACCGGCCGCCGAGGGCCCACACCAGGCCTCCCGGGGGCGGACACAACCGCCGGGAGCCCGTGGCCGTCGCGACGACCAGGCTGAAGTGACCGAGCGCGAACCAGACGCCGACCGACACCGGCCGCTTGCCGTCCGCCATGAGCTTGCGGGACGAGAAGGACGGCGGCGTGATCGCGGCACCGTCCCCTCGCCCAAGGAGTCCACTGGGCGTTCCGCCGTGGGGACAGGAGCAGTCGCGGAGGACTCAGAGGGCGGTACGCGGGTCGATGCCCGTTTCACGAGTTGTGCTGGGTGAAGGGTGCTGGTCGTGGAGGCTCTGGGTGCCTTACGGCAGATCATGTATCGCCATCTGTGGTGCTGGTCGCTCAGTTCCCCGCGTCCCTGGGCAGCACGGGCAGGTGGGGCCCAGGCGGGGTGGGGGTGGGTAGGGGATGGGAGACTGGTCCAGGGTGGGGAGGGGGCGCATTGACGGAGATGCGTAAGGGCGCCGCTGGGGCGGGGAAGGCCACGGTTTTGGGCCGGTTGGCCGGCGTCGGGTGGTTTGCACTCATCGGTATGACCGTGCTTGTCGTGTGCGAGTACGTCGGGTGGACGTGGCACCGTACGGTGCCGGCTACCGCCGCCGCGGTGGCCGGTGGTGCGGCGGTGCTCGCCGCGGCGCCCCAGGCGGTGCGGCGCAATTGGAAGGCGCTGGTCGGCACACTCGTCGCGGGCGCGCTCCTGGCGGCGCTGGACTACCGGTTGGCCGACTTCGAGCAGATGACCCCGGTCTGGACGGCCCCGGCCGACCGCCCGGCCGATGTGCAGGCGGTCGGGGACTGGCTGCACGGTGGGCTGGTGATGCGGGTGCGCTCGGACCAGGTCGTGGCCTACCGCGTGGCAACCGGCGCGGTCGCCTGGCGATGGTCGCCGCCCGGCACCGACGTGGTGTGCGCGATGAGCCGCGAAACCGGCTCCGGCACCGGCCTGGTCGGCTACGCACACCAGGACGACCCGTGCCTGACGGCGGCCGCACTGGACCTGGCGACCGGCACCACGCGGTGGACCGCGCGGCTCGGTGACCCGCAGGACGACACGGTCGACCTGGCAGAAGGACCGGGCGGTATGGCGGTCGCGGGCGACGTGGCCGTGATGCACGATGCGCGCGGCTGGTACGCGGCCGGCCTGAGCGATGGGAGCATCCGCTGGCGGGGGCCGAGTGGGTCCGGCTGTGTGCCGCTCGTCGCCGGTGGCGGCCCCGGCGTGGTCGTGACCGCCGACCGGTGCCCGCACGGCGCGCCGCGGCTGACCGTGATGACGGCCGCTACCGGCCGAGTCCGTTGGCAGGCTGGGCTTCCGGTGACCGGCGATCTCGACCACCTCGCCGTGCTGTCCGCCGCGCCGGCGACCGTGTGGGCCGACGAGCACGCCACCCGCGGGCTGCACGCCGTACTGAGCTACGGCGACGACGGGCGGCTGCGGGCCCGCGTCCCGCTCTCCCAGCCGGATATGGATCTGACGATCCCGCTGACCGAACTGCCGGACATGCTCACCTTCTCGGCCCGGCCCGCGTACGGCGCGGTCGTAGTCGGCGACACGCTCGTCACGTCCGGCGAGAAGCCGGGCGACATCAGCTACAGCAGCAACGCGCACGGCCCGGTCCGCAGCGCCAAGGGCCGCCTGGTCGCGTTCTCTCTGGCCAGCGGCGCACGGCTGTGGACCTCGTCGCTGGACGACCATGCCAACGGCATCGCGGCCGACGGCGGCAGCGTATGGGCGCTCACCGTCGACACCGCGGTACGCGTCGACGCCGCGACCGGCCACCGCACCCACAGCTACGTCCTGCGCGACGTGTGGCAGGTCGGTCAGGCCGACCTGTGGCACGATCCGGCGGGGTACCTCGTCATAGTGTGCGAGGACGGCACCGAGCAGATTCTCGAAAAGAGTGCCCCGGTGCGCGTACTGCACTGACGCAGTGACCGCGGCCGGGCGGCCCGCGGGAAGCAAGGAGCTTGCGGACGGCCGCGCTGTCAGTCCGTGTTATCGGTACACGGCTGCTCTCAACTAGCTTGACTCTGTCGGGGATCTTGGTGTCGGTGGAGTCAACTACCCAGGGTCCGCCAGGACTTCGGGCGAGGGATCTCGCGCTGGTCGAGGTAGTTCTGCAAGGCAGTCGGCTGGCGGGGTGTGGGGGCTTCCTCAGCCGGTGACAGTCCGCCGAGGCGCTCGATGTTGACGGCGATGGCCGTCAACACGTGCTGGACATGGACCTTCCCCTGTCCTCGATAGCGGCAGCGCCGCATACCGTGCCCGTGGGCGAACTCGTTGACAGTGCTCTCCACTCCGGAGCGGACCGCGTAACGCGTCCTCCACTCGGGCGTCTGCTGCTCGGCGCGGACGCGGAGTTGCAGGTCACGGAGCTCTCGTGGGGGGAAGCCCACGGTGCGGGCGTTGTCGGCGGTGCTGGTGCACTGGGTGCGGGCCGGGCAGGGGCGGCACTGGCTTTTGGTGAACCGTGCGACGATCAGCGGGGCGGCGGTGGGCGAGGAGGTCGGGTAAGGGCCGTGCCAGCCCGCGCTGACCTGTCCCTGGGGGCAGGTGACCTGCCTGCGGTCGTAGTCGATGTGGAAGTCGTCCCGGGCGAAGCCCTCGCCTCGGCGGTGCTGGCGGGTGGGGTTGCTCTTCAGCGGACCGGAGACGGTGACCTGGTGTTCACGGGCGGCCTGTTCCAGGTGGGGCAGAGAGGTGTAGCCGGCGTCGACCAGGTGCTCGGCGGGCAGCAGGCCGCGTCGGGCGAGGCGGGTGTGGATGCCAGGCAGGACCTGGCTGTCGTGGGTGGTGGCCGCGGTGGTGGCGACATCCGTGATCACGTTGGGGCCATCTGCAGCACAGGTCTCGGTCAGATGAGCGGCAAACCCCTTCCAGCTGATGATGTGTCCGTGCCACGCGTAGCGAGCCGAGGTGTCGTAGGGCGAGACGATCGCCCTCGACGACGGCGGCAGACCTGCCCCGCCTTCCTTCTCGGCGGTGCGCCAGCGCAGCTGTCCCGCGGCATCACGGTGATAGTTCTGCACCATGATCTGCCGCAGAGCCTGGATGCGAGGACCAGACATGCGGTCCGCTCCATGCCGGTAGAGGTGTTCCAGAAGCCGGACGGCGTCGTTCCCGGTGGCAAGAATCCTGGTCATGGGCTTGATGGGGTTCTTCCCCAGGCGGACCGGCCGGCCGTAGCGCAGCCCCCAGCCCTCGTCGACCAGCTCGTCCAGCAGATGAGGAGAGACACCTGCGACCTCTTCGAGTGCGGCGCGAACCGCCTCGGTGACCAGCTCCAGGCGGGTCAGGTCACGCACCGCGGCCAGGACGTGCGTGGAGTCGGTGCGCTGCGTGGTGCGCTCGCGCACCAGTCCGGCCTCCTTCAGGCGGGCCAGTGCGATGTCGAGGAGGCGGTCGGCACGGCCGTCCTCGGCGAGACGATCACGGAAGTCGCCCAGCACACTGTGGTGGAAGCCCGGATCGTCCAGCTCCATGGCCATCGCGTACTTGAAGTCGATGCGGCAGCGGACCGCCTCGGCGGCCTGCCTGTCCGACAGCCCGAGCAGGAACTGCAGCACACAGACGGTGGCCAGCTGAGCGGGCGAGAGCCCCGGACGCCCGTCCCTGGGGTACCAGTCCGCGAAGTCCTCGTCGCGCCACAGCCCGTCCAGCCGGTCCCGCACCCATATCGCCGTCGTGCCGCCCGGGTTGCTCGCCCGCGCGACCCGCGCGGTCAGAGGCGGAACGTGCTCACCGGAACGGGGGCGCAGGGACAACGGGCACCTCGACAGCTGCAACGGTCGGCGGAACTCCCTAATCATCCCGTCGACCACGCTGCCGCACCGGGAAACTCCAAGATCCCCGACAGAGTCAAGCTAGTGCCGCATCAAGCAACGTTCGCCCTGTCGACCACCTCGCGGAGGCGTTCGTCGGCGGCGTGCTTGTTCCGCCAGATGATGCAGCGGCGGATCACGCTGCCCTGCTCCTTGTGGCTGGCGTGGTCCGTGCCGTCCAATGCGAAGTAGCGCAGAGCGGTGAACTGGGCCTCGATCCGGTTGAGCCACGAGTTGTTCGTCGGGGTGTAGGCGATCTCCACGTTGTTCGCCGCTGCCCACGTCGCGACCCGGTGGCAACGCTTCGTCGTCAGATGCGGGGAGTAGTTGTCACAGACGATTGCTATCCGCACGTCCGCCGGGTGAAGTGAGCGCAAGTAGCGGCAGAACTCCAGGAACTTCGACCTGTTCTTGGTCTTCATTGATGTGCCCGAAGAGCCGGTCCTTGGCCAGGTTGTAGGCGGCGAACAGGTGCCGGGCCCCGTGCGGGCGCGTGTAGGTCGCCCGGCGTCGGGGCCGTGGTCCGCGATCGGGGTCCTTGTTCCGGTCGCCGCGTTCGGCCCATTGCCGGCCGAGGTGGGGCTGGAGGTTGAGCGGGCCGAACTCGTCCAGACAGAAGACGACCTCGGGCTCGTCTTCCTCGGGTGCGACCTCGCCGTCGGCGATCACGTAGAGGTGCTCGACCCGGGCCTTCTTGACCGCGTAGTCCGGATCGCGTGAGGCCTTCCAGGTCTTTATGCGTTGAAACGAGACGCCCTCCTCGCAGAGCAGGAGGCGAAGCCCCTCGTGGCTGATGTCGTCGACCACCCCCTCGGCGACCAGGAAGTCGGCCAGCCTGGCCAGGCTCCAGGTCGAGAAGGGCAGGCCGTGCTCGGCCGGCCTGGACTTGGCGATCTTCTTGATCTCCCGGCGCTCCGGCAGGCTGAACGTTCTCGGTCGGCCGCCCCTGTACCTGGGACAGAGGGAGCCGAAACCGTCGGCGTCGAAGTTGTGGATCATGTCCCGGACCCGGTCCGCGCTGCTGAACGTCACCTCGGCGATCTTCGCCACGGGCAGGCCCTGCGCGGATAACAACACCATCTGGGCCCGCCGCCAGGTCACCACCGACCCGGTGCCCCTGCGGATGATCCGCAGCAGCCGCCTGCCCTCATCGTCATCGATCTCGCGAACGCGCACTCGCTCTGCCACGGGCGCAGCCTGACGACTACGGGGCGTACCAGGCACAAACACCTCGCGCCCTTGCACGACGCCAGGGCAAAACAGCACCACCGCGGACTACCGGACTCGAACCGGCTCAGACCGACAAAGGGTCACAATCTCGAAGATTGAAGCGGATTTCCCATCACGCCTTTGCCCGCGACGGCTGACCACAGCCTAACTAGCGACAACCACCAAGCCCTACAGGGCGAAGGTTGCTTGATGCGGCACTAGGGCATCAGGCGCGTTTGCCGTCGCCCGCGGTGTGGGTGGTCCGGAAGCGTGCCCGGTAGACCCCCGGCGTGACGCCCAGGTGGCGCGTGAAGGCGCGGCGCAGCGACTCGGGTGACCCGAAGCCGGTGCGCCGGGCCACCGTGGCCATCGGGCCGTCACCCTCCTCCAGCATCGCGCGGGCGGCTTCCAGGCGGACCTGCTCGACGTAGCGGGCGGGGGTCGTGCTCATCTCCTCGTGGAACAGGCGTGACATGTGGCGGGCGCTCACGCCGGCCCGGCGCGCCATGGCGGCAAGGGTGTGCGGGGCGGACGGGTCCTCGGCGACCGTGTCCAGGACCCGGCGCAGCATCTCCTGCCTCG
Coding sequences within:
- a CDS encoding sulfite exporter TauE/SafE family protein, giving the protein MSAVILALAAGAVIGLALGALGGGGSVLAVPALIYLLDFSPVAATTASLVIVTLTSVTALVAHAREGHVRWRTGLLFAAAGIGPALVGGALAAHISAAVLTAAFAVVAGAAAVRMLRSRQAAQDTVTVRPGRAAAAGAGLGAVTGVLGVGGGFLAVPALVGVLGMRMRNAVGTSLLVITVNSLAALTSRAGTVEVLDWTVVGPFVGAAILGAWDGKRLAAKVSGHTLQRIFALVLLAVAGFMLVDAVL
- a CDS encoding rhodanese-like domain-containing protein; this encodes MGIFRRARGGPGRVSVQEAAVRTGHGGADGSGDAVLVDVREPYEWQAGHAPRAVHLPLSALAAGAGLPDRAQARPLVVICRSGNRSLRAVELLVARGSEAVDVIGGMRDWAQAGLPVVDGRGREGTVA
- a CDS encoding rhodanese-like domain-containing protein, with product MFFVDTIEVSGLGNRSYLAGGERSAVAVDPPRDVDQVIAAAARRGVRIAYVVETHVHNDYVTGGLELARVTGAAYLVPAAARVSFERVPVHDGDRAEVDADAGLAVRALATPGHTPHHTAYVLEENGTAVAVFTGGSLLIGSVGRPDLVEPRLTEHLARAQHASAHRLAAELPDETAVLPTHGFGSFCSSSQAAGSDTTIGKEKASNEALTRDVDTFVAGLLAGLDDIPAYYTHMGPANAAGPAPVDLTPPAVADADEIAARLAAGEWVVDLRNRVAFAEGHVAGSFNFEAEGQLATYLAWLIPWGKPVTLLAGSPEQLAAAQRELVRVGIDRPAAAATGGPAGWVREGEVPASFPRGTFADLAERIADVVVLDVRRASERAGGFVEGSVHIPVHALHRRLDEVPDGEVWVHCAGGMRAAVAASLLDAAGRDVVALDDSFDMAERAGLTVRTP
- a CDS encoding PQQ-binding-like beta-propeller repeat protein: MTVLVVCEYVGWTWHRTVPATAAAVAGGAAVLAAAPQAVRRNWKALVGTLVAGALLAALDYRLADFEQMTPVWTAPADRPADVQAVGDWLHGGLVMRVRSDQVVAYRVATGAVAWRWSPPGTDVVCAMSRETGSGTGLVGYAHQDDPCLTAAALDLATGTTRWTARLGDPQDDTVDLAEGPGGMAVAGDVAVMHDARGWYAAGLSDGSIRWRGPSGSGCVPLVAGGGPGVVVTADRCPHGAPRLTVMTAATGRVRWQAGLPVTGDLDHLAVLSAAPATVWADEHATRGLHAVLSYGDDGRLRARVPLSQPDMDLTIPLTELPDMLTFSARPAYGAVVVGDTLVTSGEKPGDISYSSNAHGPVRSAKGRLVAFSLASGARLWTSSLDDHANGIAADGGSVWALTVDTAVRVDAATGHRTHSYVLRDVWQVGQADLWHDPAGYLVIVCEDGTEQILEKSAPVRVLH
- a CDS encoding IS1182 family transposase; protein product: MSLRPRSGEHVPPLTARVARASNPGGTTAIWVRDRLDGLWRDEDFADWYPRDGRPGLSPAQLATVCVLQFLLGLSDRQAAEAVRCRIDFKYAMAMELDDPGFHHSVLGDFRDRLAEDGRADRLLDIALARLKEAGLVRERTTQRTDSTHVLAAVRDLTRLELVTEAVRAALEEVAGVSPHLLDELVDEGWGLRYGRPVRLGKNPIKPMTRILATGNDAVRLLEHLYRHGADRMSGPRIQALRQIMVQNYHRDAAGQLRWRTAEKEGGAGLPPSSRAIVSPYDTSARYAWHGHIISWKGFAAHLTETCAADGPNVITDVATTAATTHDSQVLPGIHTRLARRGLLPAEHLVDAGYTSLPHLEQAAREHQVTVSGPLKSNPTRQHRRGEGFARDDFHIDYDRRQVTCPQGQVSAGWHGPYPTSSPTAAPLIVARFTKSQCRPCPARTQCTSTADNARTVGFPPRELRDLQLRVRAEQQTPEWRTRYAVRSGVESTVNEFAHGHGMRRCRYRGQGKVHVQHVLTAIAVNIERLGGLSPAEEAPTPRQPTALQNYLDQREIPRPKSWRTLGS